The segment TACCGTTGAACGATGCGCGCCAGCCAATGACCCAACCACCGTCCCGCTGCCTCCGGTCACTGGCACAGTGAATCGCATTAAATCGCGCCGTTACGAATCACTGGATATGTGGCGCGGCCTGTGTTGCTTAATGCTGGTTGTGTTTCACACCACGATGCAACAAGCACGATATTACTTCGTGGGGCAATCCGGAAGCGTAAACAGCCTGGATTCACTGGGAATATGGCTTGCCGCCCGAGCGTGGATTGGCGTGCCGATTTTCTTTGTGATTAGTGGATACTGCATCATGGCCACGCTGCATGCGCGGCGGGACAAAGGCGTTGTGGAATTCGCCAAGCGCCGATTTTGGCGCATCTATCCACCGTATTGGACGGCGATCGGGTTGTCCGCGGTCATCATCTTAGCTTTGAACGCACGCTGGCCCGGGCTGGTTCATGACGGTATTTTCACCGTTCCCAATCCAGACAAAATGAGCGTCTGGGAATGGCTGGGCAATCTTACGCTGACGGAATCGTGGCGGCACACGGTATTCGGCGGCAACGCCACGCATTTGTTGCCCAACACCTGGACGCTGTGTTATGAGGAACAGTTTTACGTCGTAGCGGCTTTGATTTTGTTATTCGCTTCGCGCCGCATCTTCACGGCCGCGGTGGTAGTGACCGTCATCATCCTTGTGGGGAAGACCATCACTTGGAGGGCTGGCTGGGAAGTAAAAGGTTCGCTCTTCGATGGTGGTTGGTTCCAAATCGCCGCGGGAATTCTTCTGTACTATCGCGTGAATCGGGCAACACCGGCCCAGATTCGTTGGATTCACGCCGCGCTCGTTTTAGGCATCATCGTGTCGCTGCGCAATCCAAGCCATTTATTGGAGTTTTACCCGAATCATGACACCGAACGGTTCGTGGCGTACACTTTTGCACTGGCAATGTCCTTCCTGTATCCCTACGACAAACGCTTGCAGAAAGCGGCTCTGTTACGTC is part of the Pirellulales bacterium genome and harbors:
- a CDS encoding acyltransferase — protein: MSACFTVERCAPANDPTTVPLPPVTGTVNRIKSRRYESLDMWRGLCCLMLVVFHTTMQQARYYFVGQSGSVNSLDSLGIWLAARAWIGVPIFFVISGYCIMATLHARRDKGVVEFAKRRFWRIYPPYWTAIGLSAVIILALNARWPGLVHDGIFTVPNPDKMSVWEWLGNLTLTESWRHTVFGGNATHLLPNTWTLCYEEQFYVVAALILLFASRRIFTAAVVVTVIILVGKTITWRAGWEVKGSLFDGGWFQIAAGILLYYRVNRATPAQIRWIHAALVLGIIVSLRNPSHLLEFYPNHDTERFVAYTFALAMSFLYPYDKRLQKAALLRPFRRVGGMSYSVYLCHPLIAKGISFALFSAGIRGNAVTLLGILPLIICLSLAVAYLFHRLIERHFIPRASSARVSAPTVPIVALNGSVASVA